A genomic region of Leishmania braziliensis MHOM/BR/75/M2904 complete genome, chromosome 33 contains the following coding sequences:
- a CDS encoding delta-12 fatty acid desaturase — protein sequence MKSVLKAGLHKDVNVLVPSAELTIKQIQDQIPPEYFERSTMRSVYYLLRDICQLLVTYLIMYRAVVPVLTRFESRMYEAAGADWASWTLVSAAKLAAWNVFWFVQGLNSTALWVIAHECGHQAFSPYRSLNNIVGFVLHSAILVPYHSWRISHGNHHKHTNHLTKDTVFVPRKESKVIDFIDETPLVMLWNMFVMFVFGWPGYLLFNVASQDYGRRTNHFEPSSPLFRKDDAHDIVISDIGIVATLSVLGFCTYQYGAYNVFCWYVVPYLWTNFWLVYITYLQHSDIRIPHYNHEHWTFVRGALAAVDRDYGFILNEWLHHINDSHVVHHLFSQMPFYHAIMVTRHHIKDILGDAYVEDSRPLLQALYKTWTECVYVVPSEGVSLFYGFNKKRA from the coding sequence ATGAAGTCTGTCTTGAAAGCCGGCTTGCACAAGGACGTCAACGTCCTGGTGCCGTCAGCGGAGCTCACGATCAAGCAGATCCAGGACCAAATCCCCCCCGAGTACTTCGAGCGCTCGACGATGCGGAGCGTGTACTACCTTCTCCGCGACATCTGCCAGCTGCTCGTCACGTACTTGATCATGTATCGTGCCGTGGTGCCGGTGCTGACCCGCTTTGAAAGCCGTATGTACGAAGCCGCTGGCGCCGACTGGGCCAGCTGGACACTGGTCAGCGCCGCAAAGCTGGCTGCGTGGAACGTGTTTTGGTTTGTTCAGGGCCTCAACAGCACCGCCCTGTGGGTGATCGCCCACGAGTGCGGCCACCAGGCCTTCAGTCCCTATCGCTCACTGAATAACATAGTTGGTTTCGTCCTCCACTCGGCCATTCTCGTCCCGTACCACAGCTGGCGCATCAGCCATGGCAACCACCACAAGCACACAAACCACCTCACCAAGGATACCGTATTCGTGCCGCGCAAGGAGAGCAAAGTGATCGACTTTATTGACGAGACGCCGCTGGTGATGCTGTGGAATATGTTTGTGATGTTCGTTTTCGGCTGGCCCGGGTATCTGCTCTTCAACGTGGCGAGCCAGGATTACGGTCGCCGCACCAATCACTTTGAGCCTTCATCGCCGCTCTTTCGCAAAGACGATGCGCACGATATTGTGATCTCTGACATCGGCATCGTTGCCACACTCAGCGTTTTGGGCTTCTGCACCTACCAGTACGGCGCCTACAACGTCTTTTGCTGGTACGTCGTGCCCTACCTCTGGACGAACTTCTGGCTTGTGTACATCACCTACCTGCAGCACTCCGACATCCGCATCCCGCACTACAACCACGAGCACTGGACGTTTGTGCGCGGCGCCCTCGCGGCGGTGGACCGCGACTACGGCTTCATTCTGAACGAGTGGTTGCACCACATCAACGACTCCCACGTCGTGCACCACCTCTTCAGCCAGATGCCTTTCTACCACGCTATTATGGTTACCCGACATCATATCAAGGACATCCTCGGCGACGCCTACGTGGAAGACAGTCGCCCCTTGCTTCAGGCGCTCTACAAGACCTGGACCGAGTGCGTCTACGTCGTCCCGTCTGAGGGTGTCAGCTTGTTCTACGGCTTCAACAAGAAGCGCGCGTAG